The following nucleotide sequence is from Amia ocellicauda isolate fAmiCal2 chromosome 14, fAmiCal2.hap1, whole genome shotgun sequence.
TGGGACCACTCTGGTGACTTTTTTCTATCACTACACAACTGCTTATATGCATAACCTTCATGTGAAAATTAGGGCAGGTACATTTTTGGGATGGGAAGTACAATTTCAAGGCACCTGCCCTGCTGGGCAACCAGAATaattttctttgtatttgtgCTTCTCAGAAGTGGCCCATGGGATTGGGTTAAATCACTAAATGGCATGTTGCATTCATACAGATTCAAGTGCACCTGCACATCTGTTTTGTCATTCGCAGTTTCATGTCGAGTTGGCAGCAGCTGACCGGCTCCATGCAGAGGGATGCTGTAGTGAGAGACGCTGTACAGTGATATATACACTGGGATGAGAAAGGTGCTGCTACTGGTTGACAGCAAACACAGCCACGGAACTCACACAGGGACCAGGGTTCAGCAGTGAGTGCGCTGGTGTAAATTAAGGGTTCCTTTCTGtctgaaactcttcccacactcaaTGCAGTAGTAAGGTCTCTCTCCCGTGTGAATGCCCTGGTGACTACAAAGGTTTGATACCCTGGTGAAACTCTTTCCACACTGTGTGCAGCTGtaaggtctctctcctgtgtgagtgcgctggtgCATATAAAGGTTTGATACCCTagtgaaactcttcccacactgggtgcagcagtatggtctctctcctgtgtgagtgaGCTGGTGACTATAAAGGTTTGATACCCTagtgaaactcttcccacactcaaTGCAGCAgtacggtttctctcctgtgtgaatacGCTGGTGGACTTTAAGATTTCCTGATTGactgaaactcttcccacactgggcacagctgtAGCGTTTCTCTCTTGAGTGAACATGCTGATGTCTTGCAAGATCTTTTGAGTTactgaaactcttcccacactgggtgcagcAGTATGGTCTCTCTTCTGTGCAAGAGTGCGTATGTCTACTTAAGACGCCACTGTGAGAGTAGCTCCTCCCACCATGGAGCTGGCGATGCAGTTTTCCACTCAGTGGGAGAGGTAAGGGGGAGCTGGAGGAGCTCTGTGGTCTAGGTGGTGTGTGACGTAGCCGTCTGCGCTGTGATGGACTCTCCTCTCTCACTGCATTGTCACTCCCCACACTGAGCCCCATCCTCAAGTCAGCAGACTCTgggtcacactgtccagctacagggagctcaggccccagatcacactgtccagctacaggggGCTCAGGCCACAGATCACAGGCACTGCTTGTAATCTCTGTTTTGAGATGACTGAGTGCATCTCTGAAGGGAGTCTGTGTTATCAGCTCCACTGTGTAAACAGACTCCAGTGTGTCATCCTCTGTTTTGATGTGATCAGACAGCAGACTGGGTCCACACTGTGTTCTGGTAGAGCCCGGCTCAGTACCAGCTGCACTGGGTCCATACTCAGATCCCAGAGACTGGATCCTGCAGAGATCCATGGTTTTGGTGCAGTCCAGTTCAGGGTCACTCTTTATGATCTTTGGCATGACCTTTGACCCTGTGGTGTCAGATCCCAGTCCCTGTGTCAACCCCTCAGTGTGTGGCTCTGCCATGTGGTCAGACTCCTGTCCCCTGAACTCCTCCTCACTCTGTCTGCTGCTGGGCTGCTCACTCAGACCCTGGTTGCCTTCAGTAGCTGTGGGCTCTGTGACCTGCCTCAGACTGGAACCCCACTCCTGctcccagtgctgctgctcaatgggagccctttccccagagtcagggagagcgctg
It contains:
- the LOC136767688 gene encoding uncharacterized protein LOC136767688 isoform X1, which gives rise to MSVSACLDARLASALTGLMRAALWEIGKAVGETVSEHRAEITLRDVENEALRRRLQELLAAGEAAVCGWSSGADGPPVKSRGAGRAERSCAQRESRGAAAGAVEASALPDSGERAPIEQQHWEQEWGSSLRQVTEPTATEGNQGLSEQPSSRQSEEEFRGQESDHMAEPHTEGLTQGLGSDTTGSKVMPKIIKSDPELDCTKTMDLCRIQSLGSEYGPSAAGTEPGSTRTQCGPSLLSDHIKTEDDTLESVYTVELITQTPFRDALSHLKTEITSSACDLWPEPPVAGQCDLGPELPVAGQCDPESADLRMGLSVGSDNAVREESPSQRRRLRHTPPRPQSSSSSPLPLPLSGKLHRQLHGGRSYSHSGVLSRHTHSCTEERPYCCTQCGKSFSNSKDLARHQHVHSREKRYSCAQCGKSFSQSGNLKVHQRIHTGEKPYCCIECGKSFTRVSNLYSHQLTHTGERPYCCTQCGKSFTRVSNLYMHQRTHTGERPYSCTQCGKSFTRVSNLCSHQGIHTGERPYYCIECGKSFRQKGTLNLHQRTHC